One window of Esox lucius isolate fEsoLuc1 chromosome 25, fEsoLuc1.pri, whole genome shotgun sequence genomic DNA carries:
- the zgc:165520 gene encoding syntaxin-3 isoform X2, translating to MKDRLEQLKAKSDVAGDDVEIPVENQAFMDDFFAQIEEIRGSIDKIDESVAQAKKLYSTILSAPTSDQKTQDDLEAVTNDIKKAAGTARNKLKSIEKQLETNTEERSSADMRIRKSQHAILAKKFVEVMTKYNEAQTDFRDKSKGRIARQLEITGKTTTDEELEEMLEGGNAAVFSAGIMESGISKQALNEIEARHKDIVRLESSIKELHDMFVDIAMLVENQGGMIDRIESNMDQSVGFVERAVADTKKAAKFQQEARRKQMMIACCCLILCVIVGSFLYSFIK from the exons aaaaGTGATGTGGCAGGGGATGATGTGGAGATTCCAGTGGAGAACCAAGCCTTTATGGATGACTTCTTCGCCCAG aTTGAGGAGATTCGCGGCAGCATTGATAAAATAGATGAGAGTGTGGCACAAGCTAAGAAGCTGTACTCGACCATCCTCTCCGCCCCTACATCTGACCAGA AAACTCAAGATGATTTGGAAGCTGTCACCAACGACATTAAGAAAGCAGCAGGCACTGCTCGTAACAAACTCAAGA GTATCGAGAAACAACTTGAGACGAACACAGAAGAGCGGTCATCGGCAGACATGAGAATACGGAAGTCCCAG CATGCCATCCTGGCCAAGAAGTTTGTGGAAGTGATGACCAAATACAATGAGGCTCAGACGGACTTCAGAGACAAGAGCAAAGGTCGCATCGCTCGGCAGCTGGAGATCA CGGGGAAGACGACAACCGACGAGGAGCTGGAAGAGATGCTGGAAGGAGGGAACGCAGCTGTCTTCAGCGCAGGG ATCATGGAGTCGGGCATATCGAAACAGGCGCTGAATGAAATCGAGGCACGGCACAAAGATATTGTTCGGCTGGAGAGCAGCATCAAAGAGCTTCACGATATGTTCGTGGACATCGCTATGCTGGTGGAAAACCAG GGCGGTATGATTGACAGGATTGAGAGCAACATGGACCAATCGGTGGGCTTTGTAGAGCGGGCGGTGGCCGACACCAAGAAGGCAGCCAAATTTCAACAGGAGGCTCGCAGG AAGCAGATGATGATCGCATGTTGCTGTCTGATTCTCTGTGTCATCGTGGGCTCTTTTCTCTACAGCTTTATCAAATAG
- the zgc:165520 gene encoding syntaxin-3 isoform X1: MKDRLEQLKAKSDVAGDDVEIPVENQAFMDDFFAQIEEIRGSIDKIDESVAQAKKLYSTILSAPTSDQKTQDDLEAVTNDIKKAAGTARNKLKSIEKQLETNTEERSSADMRIRKSQHAILAKKFVEVMTKYNEAQTDFRDKSKGRIARQLEITGKTTTDEELEEMLEGGNAAVFSAGIMESGISKQALNEIEARHKDIVRLESSIKELHDMFVDIAMLVENQGGMIDRIESNMDQSVGFVERAVADTKKAAKFQQEARRVTLKRSIPDYPQSNSDGWTCSGHCLSRDSCSSNQRRESPVRLQAFRPAILLSSVFISHTLSLLNT, encoded by the exons aaaaGTGATGTGGCAGGGGATGATGTGGAGATTCCAGTGGAGAACCAAGCCTTTATGGATGACTTCTTCGCCCAG aTTGAGGAGATTCGCGGCAGCATTGATAAAATAGATGAGAGTGTGGCACAAGCTAAGAAGCTGTACTCGACCATCCTCTCCGCCCCTACATCTGACCAGA AAACTCAAGATGATTTGGAAGCTGTCACCAACGACATTAAGAAAGCAGCAGGCACTGCTCGTAACAAACTCAAGA GTATCGAGAAACAACTTGAGACGAACACAGAAGAGCGGTCATCGGCAGACATGAGAATACGGAAGTCCCAG CATGCCATCCTGGCCAAGAAGTTTGTGGAAGTGATGACCAAATACAATGAGGCTCAGACGGACTTCAGAGACAAGAGCAAAGGTCGCATCGCTCGGCAGCTGGAGATCA CGGGGAAGACGACAACCGACGAGGAGCTGGAAGAGATGCTGGAAGGAGGGAACGCAGCTGTCTTCAGCGCAGGG ATCATGGAGTCGGGCATATCGAAACAGGCGCTGAATGAAATCGAGGCACGGCACAAAGATATTGTTCGGCTGGAGAGCAGCATCAAAGAGCTTCACGATATGTTCGTGGACATCGCTATGCTGGTGGAAAACCAG GGCGGTATGATTGACAGGATTGAGAGCAACATGGACCAATCGGTGGGCTTTGTAGAGCGGGCGGTGGCCGACACCAAGAAGGCAGCCAAATTTCAACAGGAGGCTCGCAGG GTGACGTTGAAGAGGAGCATCCCAGATTATCCCCAGTCTAACTCGGATGGATGGACCTGCAGTGGTCACTGTCTGTCCAGAGATTCATGCAGCTCTAATCAGAGGAGAGAATCTCCAGTCAGGCTGCAGGCCTTCCGCCCTGCAATTCTTTTGTCTTCTGTTTTTATCTCTCACACGCTCTCGCTCTTAAACACATAG